The following coding sequences are from one Haemophilus haemolyticus window:
- a CDS encoding DUF2625 domain-containing protein: MQTLEQLISPENSAWPILSQWIESARNHCYVIKKDQSSAERELFTMQMPTSSPMGAVIYETGGILIHHGWLRILGSGSFKLPRGLMDWNFSKSFSESGEKPKYLLVADDVIGGYFALNGGSLGDNLGKIYYFSPKDLTWHNLNFTYTEFLAWALNGDLEAFYQGLFWQNWQDDVKQLDGNQIFIFSPDLSEERKIAIDERQKHEVNIETHYQASFAEKNKFDLAYSVA; the protein is encoded by the coding sequence ATGCAAACTCTCGAACAACTAATCTCTCCAGAAAATTCTGCTTGGCCTATACTTTCCCAATGGATTGAAAGTGCACGTAATCATTGTTATGTCATTAAAAAAGATCAATCAAGTGCAGAACGTGAACTTTTTACCATGCAAATGCCAACATCATCACCAATGGGGGCAGTGATTTATGAAACAGGTGGAATTTTAATTCATCATGGTTGGTTGCGTATTTTAGGTTCAGGAAGTTTTAAATTACCGCGTGGATTGATGGATTGGAATTTTAGTAAGTCTTTTAGTGAGTCTGGTGAAAAACCAAAATATTTATTGGTTGCAGATGATGTGATAGGCGGTTACTTTGCATTAAATGGTGGTTCGTTAGGCGATAACCTTGGCAAAATTTATTACTTTTCACCAAAAGATCTCACTTGGCATAATTTAAATTTTACTTATACAGAATTTTTAGCTTGGGCATTGAATGGTGATTTAGAGGCTTTTTATCAAGGTCTATTTTGGCAAAATTGGCAAGATGATGTAAAACAATTGGATGGTAATCAAATTTTTATATTCTCGCCTGACTTAAGCGAAGAGAGAAAAATAGCGATTGATGAACGTCAAAAACACGAAGTCAATATTGAAACACATTACCAAGCAAGCTTTGCAGAAAAAAATAAATTTGATTTGGCGTATTCCGTCGCATAA
- the trmJ gene encoding tRNA (cytosine(32)/uridine(32)-2'-O)-methyltransferase TrmJ yields the protein MLENIRIVLIETSHSGNIGSAARAMKTMGLTQLCLVSPKSVDEQSYALSAGAEDIVKNARVVDSFDEAVNDCSLVIGTSARLRHLQSTLIEPRECAEKVVAHEGKIAIVFGRERIGLTNEELLKCHYHLNIPANPDYSSLNLAMAVQLVSYELRMAFLAKDKKENSLSLIEQNYPTAEQLAYFFEHTERVYQSLGFIQNQGVMQKLKRLYYRAQLEKNELNILNGMLSAVEKRIDLDLD from the coding sequence ATGTTGGAAAATATTCGTATTGTTTTAATTGAGACTTCGCATAGCGGTAATATTGGTTCTGCTGCTAGAGCAATGAAAACAATGGGATTGACCCAGCTTTGTCTTGTTTCACCAAAATCCGTTGATGAACAATCTTATGCTCTTTCAGCTGGCGCAGAAGATATTGTAAAAAATGCTAGAGTTGTCGATAGTTTTGATGAAGCTGTCAATGATTGCTCTTTAGTGATTGGAACAAGTGCTCGTTTACGTCATTTGCAAAGTACCTTGATCGAGCCTCGAGAATGCGCGGAGAAAGTTGTAGCGCATGAAGGCAAGATAGCTATTGTGTTTGGTCGTGAACGCATTGGATTAACGAATGAAGAATTGTTGAAATGTCATTACCATTTGAATATCCCAGCTAATCCTGATTATTCTTCTTTAAATTTGGCAATGGCGGTACAGTTGGTAAGCTATGAATTGCGCATGGCATTTTTAGCTAAAGATAAGAAGGAAAATTCACTTTCTTTAATAGAACAAAACTATCCAACAGCAGAACAACTCGCTTATTTTTTTGAGCACACGGAACGTGTATATCAATCACTCGGATTCATTCAAAATCAAGGTGTTATGCAAAAATTAAAGCGTTTATATTATCGCGCTCAACTTGAAAAAAATGAATTAAATATTTTAAATGGCATGCTAAGTGCGGTCGAAAAACGGATTGATCTTGATTTAGATTAA
- a CDS encoding IscS subfamily cysteine desulfurase, with the protein MKLPIYLDYAATCPVDERVAKKMMEFLTIDGTFGNPASRSHKFGWQAEEAVDVARNQIADLIGADSREIVFTSGATESDNLAIKGAAHFYQTKGKHIITCKTEHKAVLDTCRQLEREGFEVTYLSPESDGLIDLEKFKAALRPDTILVSIMHANNEIGVLQDIKAIGELCRANKTIFHVDATQSVGKVAINLEELPVDLLSMSSHKLYGPKGIGALYVRRKPRIRLEAIIHGGGHERGMRSGTLPVHQIVGMGEAYRIAKEEMASEMPRLKALRDRLYNGLKDIEETYVNGSMEHRLDSNLNISFNYVEGESLMMALRDIAVSSGSACTSASLEPSYVLRALGLNDELAHSSIRFTLGRYTTEEEIDYTINLVKGAVEKLRALSPLWDMFKEGIDLSTIEWSAH; encoded by the coding sequence ATGAAATTACCTATTTATTTAGATTATGCAGCAACTTGTCCTGTGGACGAGCGTGTTGCGAAAAAAATGATGGAATTTTTAACCATTGACGGTACATTCGGTAACCCAGCTTCTCGCTCGCATAAATTTGGTTGGCAAGCAGAAGAAGCGGTTGATGTGGCTCGTAATCAAATTGCGGATCTTATTGGTGCTGATTCTCGTGAAATTGTGTTTACTTCTGGTGCGACAGAATCAGATAACCTTGCAATTAAAGGTGCTGCGCATTTTTACCAAACTAAAGGTAAGCATATCATCACTTGCAAAACTGAGCATAAAGCCGTATTAGATACTTGTCGTCAATTAGAACGTGAAGGTTTTGAAGTGACTTATTTATCACCCGAGTCTGATGGTTTAATTGATTTAGAGAAATTTAAAGCCGCACTTCGTCCCGATACTATTTTAGTTTCAATTATGCATGCCAATAATGAAATTGGCGTGTTGCAAGATATTAAAGCTATTGGTGAGCTTTGTCGTGCAAATAAAACGATTTTCCACGTGGATGCAACTCAAAGTGTGGGCAAAGTTGCGATTAACTTGGAAGAGCTGCCAGTTGATTTATTATCTATGTCTAGCCATAAACTTTATGGGCCTAAAGGTATTGGTGCGTTATACGTTCGTCGTAAACCACGTATTCGTTTAGAAGCGATTATTCATGGCGGCGGTCATGAGCGCGGAATGCGTTCAGGTACATTGCCTGTCCACCAAATCGTGGGAATGGGCGAGGCTTATCGAATTGCAAAAGAAGAAATGGCATCAGAAATGCCACGTTTAAAAGCTCTTCGTGATCGTTTATATAATGGCTTAAAAGATATTGAAGAAACCTACGTAAATGGCTCAATGGAGCACCGTTTAGATAGTAATTTAAATATTAGCTTTAACTATGTTGAAGGTGAATCTTTAATGATGGCATTGCGTGATATTGCTGTATCTTCTGGTTCTGCTTGTACATCAGCTAGCTTAGAGCCATCTTATGTGTTACGCGCACTTGGTTTAAATGATGAATTGGCACACAGTTCAATTCGTTTTACACTTGGCCGTTACACCACTGAAGAAGAAATTGATTACACTATTAATTTAGTAAAAGGTGCGGTAGAAAAACTTCGTGCATTATCGCCATTATGGGATATGTTTAAAGAAGGTATTGACCTTAGTACGATTGAGTGGTCAGCTCACTAG
- the iscU gene encoding Fe-S cluster assembly scaffold IscU yields MAYSEKVIDHYENPRNVGSMDKKDSNVGTGMVGAPACGDVMQLQIKVNDNGIIEDAKFKTYGCGSAIASSSLITEWVKGKSLEEAGAIKNSQIAEELELPPVKVHCSILAEDAIKAAIADYKSKKGE; encoded by the coding sequence ATGGCTTATAGCGAAAAAGTAATCGATCATTATGAAAATCCGCGCAATGTGGGTTCTATGGATAAAAAAGATAGCAATGTTGGTACTGGCATGGTGGGGGCGCCAGCTTGTGGAGATGTAATGCAGTTACAAATTAAAGTAAATGATAACGGCATTATTGAAGATGCAAAATTCAAGACTTATGGTTGTGGTTCTGCTATTGCATCTAGCTCATTAATTACCGAGTGGGTGAAAGGTAAATCCTTAGAAGAAGCAGGCGCTATCAAAAATAGCCAAATTGCAGAAGAGTTAGAATTGCCACCAGTGAAAGTACACTGTTCTATTTTAGCAGAAGATGCAATTAAAGCGGCAATTGCTGATTATAAATCCAAAAAAGGCGAATAA
- the pal gene encoding peptidoglycan-associated lipoprotein Pal encodes MNKFVKSLLVAGSVAALAACSSSNNDAAGNGAGQTFGGYSVSDLQQRYNTVYFGFDKYNIEGEYVQILDAHAAYLNATPAAKVLVEGNTDERGTPEYNIALGQRRADAVKGYLAGKGVDAGKLGTVSYGEEKPAVLGHDEAAYSKNRRAVLAY; translated from the coding sequence ATGAACAAATTTGTTAAATCATTATTAGTTGCAGGTTCTGTAGCTGCATTAGCTGCTTGTAGTTCATCTAACAACGATGCTGCAGGCAATGGTGCAGGCCAAACTTTTGGCGGTTACTCTGTTTCTGATCTTCAACAACGTTACAACACCGTATATTTCGGTTTTGACAAATACAACATCGAAGGTGAATACGTTCAAATCTTAGATGCACACGCAGCATATTTAAATGCAACTCCAGCTGCTAAAGTATTAGTAGAAGGTAACACTGACGAACGCGGTACACCAGAATACAACATCGCGTTAGGTCAACGTCGTGCAGATGCAGTTAAAGGTTATTTAGCTGGTAAAGGTGTTGATGCTGGTAAATTAGGCACAGTATCTTACGGTGAAGAAAAACCTGCAGTATTAGGTCACGATGAAGCTGCATATTCTAAAAACCGTCGTGCAGTGTTAGCATACTAA
- the iscA gene encoding iron-sulfur cluster assembly protein IscA, with product MSITLTEKAAQRVKAFLDNRGKGIGLRLGVKTSGCSGLAYVLEFVDVLNEEDQVFEQHGVNIIVDPKSLVYLNGIELDYVKEGLNEGFKYNNPNVKESCGCGESFHV from the coding sequence ATGAGTATTACATTAACAGAAAAAGCCGCTCAACGAGTGAAAGCTTTTTTGGATAATCGTGGTAAAGGTATTGGTCTACGTTTAGGTGTGAAAACATCAGGCTGTTCTGGCTTAGCTTATGTGCTTGAGTTTGTTGATGTCTTAAATGAAGAAGATCAAGTTTTTGAACAGCACGGTGTGAATATTATTGTTGATCCAAAAAGCTTAGTTTATCTCAATGGTATTGAATTGGATTATGTGAAAGAAGGCTTGAATGAAGGCTTTAAATACAATAATCCAAATGTAAAAGAATCTTGTGGCTGTGGCGAAAGTTTCCATGTTTAA
- the tolB gene encoding Tol-Pal system beta propeller repeat protein TolB, translating to MKLLKRLVSVLAIVLAVASYAFADDEVRIVIDEGVDGARPIAVVPFAGSAPEDISKIVADDLRNSGKFNPIAVSQMPQRPTSAAEVNPEAWSNIGIDAIVVGQVVPSGNGYSITYQLIDTVGASGTPGAVLMQNSYTVTNKWLRYGAHTVSDEVFEKLTAIRGAFRTRIAYVVQKNGGSQPYEVRVADYDGYNQFIVNRSSQPIMSPAWSPDGQRLAYVSFENKKSQLVVQDLNSGARKVVASFPGHNGAPAFSPDGSRLAFASSQDGSLNIYVMSSHGGAPAQLTRGAGNNTEPSWSPDGSSILFTSDRSGSPQVYRMSANGGGATPVGGRGSAQISADGKTLVMINGNNNVVKQDLTSGASEVLSTSFLGESPSLSPNGIMIIYSSTQGLGKVLQLVSADGRFKASLPGSNGQVKFPAWSPYLTK from the coding sequence ATGAAATTATTAAAACGTTTAGTGAGCGTATTAGCGATTGTACTTGCTGTTGCAAGCTATGCATTCGCAGATGATGAAGTTCGCATTGTAATTGATGAAGGGGTTGATGGTGCACGTCCTATAGCTGTTGTGCCGTTTGCCGGATCTGCACCGGAAGATATTAGCAAAATTGTTGCTGATGATTTACGTAACAGTGGTAAATTTAATCCTATTGCGGTGTCTCAGATGCCCCAACGTCCAACTTCAGCAGCTGAAGTAAATCCTGAAGCTTGGTCTAATATTGGCATTGACGCAATTGTGGTCGGACAAGTTGTTCCATCTGGTAATGGTTATAGTATTACTTATCAATTAATTGATACCGTTGGTGCATCAGGTACGCCAGGGGCTGTATTAATGCAAAATAGCTATACAGTGACAAATAAATGGTTACGCTATGGTGCTCATACTGTTAGTGATGAAGTGTTTGAAAAATTAACTGCGATCCGTGGTGCCTTTAGAACTCGTATCGCTTATGTTGTGCAAAAAAATGGCGGTTCACAACCCTATGAAGTGCGTGTTGCAGACTACGATGGCTATAATCAATTTATCGTAAATCGTAGCTCTCAACCAATCATGTCACCAGCTTGGTCTCCAGATGGTCAACGTTTAGCGTATGTATCTTTTGAAAATAAAAAATCACAACTTGTTGTACAAGATTTAAATTCTGGTGCTCGCAAAGTGGTGGCTTCTTTCCCTGGACATAATGGTGCTCCTGCATTCTCTCCAGATGGTTCACGTTTAGCCTTCGCCTCTTCACAGGATGGCTCATTAAATATTTACGTGATGAGTTCTCACGGCGGTGCTCCGGCTCAATTAACTCGTGGTGCAGGTAATAATACAGAACCATCTTGGTCTCCGGACGGTAGCTCAATTTTATTTACATCCGATAGAAGTGGTTCACCACAAGTTTATCGTATGAGTGCAAACGGTGGTGGTGCAACACCGGTTGGTGGTCGCGGTAGTGCACAAATTAGCGCTGATGGCAAAACCCTTGTGATGATTAATGGAAACAATAATGTTGTTAAACAAGATCTCACATCTGGTGCATCAGAAGTACTTAGTACGTCTTTCTTAGGCGAAAGTCCAAGTCTTTCACCAAATGGAATTATGATTATTTATAGCTCTACACAAGGCTTAGGAAAGGTGCTACAATTAGTTTCTGCAGATGGTCGCTTCAAAGCGAGCCTTCCAGGAAGTAATGGCCAAGTGAAATTTCCTGCTTGGTCGCCATACTTAACTAAATAA
- a CDS encoding YfgM family protein, producing the protein MAYSIEEEQEINQLKDWWKENGKTIIVAFILGVGGMFGWRYWQAHQAEQIAQASAQYDALIYSAQQDEQAKKANIEQFVQANSKTAYAVFALLDEAKKATEKQDFAAAEANLNQALTQSQDEVLTSIIALRLSAVQFQLGQLDNALTTLNQVKGESFNARKAILTGNIQVAKGDKVEAKNSFEQAQQSGSQLEQQMAKMKLNNL; encoded by the coding sequence ATGGCTTATTCCATTGAAGAAGAACAAGAGATTAACCAGTTGAAAGACTGGTGGAAAGAAAATGGCAAAACAATTATTGTCGCTTTTATCTTAGGGGTTGGTGGTATGTTTGGATGGCGTTATTGGCAAGCCCACCAAGCAGAACAAATCGCTCAAGCTTCTGCTCAGTATGATGCGTTAATCTATTCCGCACAACAAGATGAACAAGCTAAAAAAGCAAATATAGAACAATTTGTGCAAGCTAACAGCAAAACGGCATACGCTGTCTTTGCTTTGTTAGATGAAGCGAAAAAAGCGACTGAAAAACAAGATTTTGCAGCAGCAGAAGCAAACTTAAATCAAGCATTAACCCAATCTCAAGATGAAGTATTAACATCTATTATTGCATTACGTCTCAGTGCAGTACAATTTCAATTGGGTCAATTAGACAATGCTTTAACCACCTTAAACCAAGTGAAAGGCGAAAGCTTTAATGCTCGTAAAGCGATTTTAACTGGCAACATCCAAGTCGCGAAAGGAGATAAAGTTGAGGCTAAAAACAGCTTTGAACAAGCACAACAAAGTGGTAGCCAATTAGAACAACAAATGGCAAAAATGAAATTAAACAATCTTTAA
- the fdx gene encoding ISC system 2Fe-2S type ferredoxin: protein MPKVIFLPNEEFCPEGMVVDAAAGDNLLEVAHNAGVEIHHACDGSCACTTCHVIIREGFDSLNETSDQEEDMLDKAWGLEMDSRLSCQCVVGDEDLVVEIPKYNINHANEAAH, encoded by the coding sequence ATGCCAAAAGTGATTTTTTTACCTAATGAAGAATTTTGTCCCGAAGGTATGGTTGTTGATGCCGCTGCAGGTGATAATTTATTAGAAGTTGCTCACAATGCTGGAGTAGAAATCCATCATGCTTGTGATGGCTCCTGTGCTTGTACAACCTGCCATGTCATTATCCGTGAAGGTTTTGACTCTCTAAATGAAACGAGTGACCAAGAAGAAGATATGCTGGATAAAGCTTGGGGATTAGAAATGGATAGTCGTTTATCTTGCCAATGTGTAGTGGGAGACGAAGATCTTGTAGTAGAAATTCCTAAATATAACATTAACCATGCCAATGAGGCGGCTCACTAA
- the hscB gene encoding Fe-S protein assembly co-chaperone HscB → MLNPFQIFDLPVDFQLDEKALNIRYLELQKALHPDNFVSSSALEQRVAMQKSTEVNDALKTLKDPILRAEAIIALNTGEQIDLEQKSTQDVAFLMQQLQWREQLEELEHQKDEEALNAFAKEIKQETQSLLTALSESLKSQQWTKASQQCDKLRFTRKLSEEIERVEERLVEL, encoded by the coding sequence ATGTTAAATCCTTTTCAAATTTTTGATTTACCCGTTGATTTTCAGTTAGATGAGAAGGCGCTAAATATACGTTATTTAGAATTACAAAAGGCGCTGCATCCAGATAATTTTGTATCAAGCAGTGCGTTAGAACAACGCGTTGCGATGCAAAAATCTACCGAAGTGAATGATGCCTTAAAAACGTTAAAAGACCCAATTTTGCGAGCAGAAGCTATCATTGCGCTTAATACTGGTGAACAGATAGATCTTGAACAAAAAAGTACGCAAGATGTGGCGTTTTTAATGCAACAGTTACAGTGGCGAGAACAATTAGAAGAACTTGAACATCAGAAAGATGAAGAAGCATTAAACGCTTTTGCAAAAGAAATTAAACAAGAAACTCAGTCATTATTAACCGCACTTTCGGAGAGTCTGAAATCCCAACAATGGACGAAAGCATCTCAACAGTGTGATAAATTACGTTTTACTCGTAAGCTTTCTGAAGAAATTGAACGTGTAGAAGAACGCCTTGTTGAACTGTAA
- the hscA gene encoding Fe-S protein assembly chaperone HscA: protein MALLQIAEPGQAVAPHQHRLAVGIDLGTTNSLVASVRSGQSMILNDEQERSLVPSVVHYDVEEKKVGLEAFEQASLDPKNTIISVKRLIGRSLADVQSRYPSLPYEFVASENGLPLIVTAQGPKSPIEVSSDILSHLNHIAEQRLGGELSGVVITVPAYFDDAQRQSTKDAARLAGLNVLRLLNEPTAAAVAYGLDCGQEGIIAVYDLGGGTFDISILRLSKGVFEVLATGGDTALGGDDFDHLIADWVVEQTQLKPQTPNQQRELITLASKAKIALSTDKSAVISWQNFSVEISREQFNALIHSLVKRSLLTCRRALKDANVESEEVQAVVMVGGSTRVPYVREQVGEFFGKTPLTSIDPDKVVALGAAIQADILVGNKTDSDMLLLDVVPLSLGIETMGGLVEKIIPRNTTIPVARAQEFTTFKDGQTAMTVHVVQGERELVDDCRSLGRFTLRGIPAMAAGAAHIRVTYQVDADGLLSVTAMEKSTKVQASIQIKPSYGLTDEEVTEMIKSSFDNAQEDLQARELAEQRVEAERVIESVIVALQADGAELLSTEEFHHIESVLKQLMDVKQGSDRDAIAQGIKALDIATQEFAARRMNASINKALTGKNLSDIEKP, encoded by the coding sequence ATGGCATTATTACAAATTGCAGAACCAGGACAAGCCGTTGCACCGCATCAACATCGTTTAGCCGTTGGGATTGATTTGGGAACAACCAATTCTTTGGTTGCATCCGTGCGCAGTGGGCAATCCATGATTCTTAATGATGAACAAGAGCGTAGTCTTGTTCCATCGGTCGTTCATTATGACGTTGAAGAGAAGAAAGTTGGTTTAGAAGCCTTTGAACAAGCCTCACTTGATCCAAAAAATACGATAATTTCGGTAAAACGCCTAATTGGTCGTAGCCTTGCTGATGTTCAGTCTCGTTATCCTAGTTTGCCTTATGAATTTGTGGCGAGCGAAAATGGATTACCTTTAATTGTTACGGCACAGGGGCCAAAAAGTCCAATTGAAGTATCCTCAGATATTTTATCGCATTTAAATCATATTGCAGAACAACGCCTTGGTGGCGAGCTTTCGGGGGTTGTGATTACGGTTCCTGCTTATTTCGATGATGCTCAACGTCAAAGTACGAAGGATGCTGCGCGTTTAGCTGGGCTAAATGTATTACGTTTATTGAATGAACCCACTGCTGCCGCAGTCGCGTATGGATTGGATTGCGGACAGGAAGGCATTATTGCAGTTTATGATTTAGGTGGCGGTACATTTGATATTTCAATTTTACGCTTATCAAAAGGTGTATTTGAAGTTCTGGCAACAGGGGGCGATACTGCGCTAGGTGGTGATGATTTTGATCATTTAATTGCAGATTGGGTCGTTGAACAAACCCAACTAAAACCACAAACCCCAAATCAACAGCGCGAACTGATAACCCTTGCAAGTAAAGCCAAAATTGCTTTAAGTACTGATAAAAGTGCGGTGATTTCTTGGCAGAATTTTTCAGTAGAAATTTCACGAGAACAATTTAATGCGTTGATTCATTCGCTGGTAAAACGTTCATTGTTAACTTGTCGCCGAGCTTTGAAAGATGCCAACGTTGAATCTGAAGAAGTGCAAGCTGTGGTGATGGTTGGTGGTTCAACTCGAGTGCCATACGTACGAGAGCAAGTTGGAGAGTTTTTTGGTAAAACACCACTCACTTCCATTGATCCAGATAAAGTTGTAGCACTTGGTGCCGCAATTCAAGCGGATATTTTAGTCGGTAATAAAACTGACTCTGATATGTTGTTGCTCGATGTCGTGCCGCTTTCTTTAGGCATAGAGACCATGGGGGGATTAGTGGAAAAAATTATTCCACGTAACACAACAATTCCTGTGGCTCGTGCACAAGAGTTTACTACTTTCAAAGATGGCCAAACAGCAATGACCGTTCACGTCGTACAAGGTGAACGTGAGCTGGTAGATGATTGTCGCTCTTTAGGGCGTTTTACTCTACGAGGTATTCCAGCAATGGCTGCTGGTGCAGCTCATATTCGAGTGACTTATCAAGTCGATGCAGATGGTTTATTAAGTGTGACTGCAATGGAAAAATCGACGAAAGTGCAGGCATCAATTCAAATTAAACCGTCCTATGGTTTAACAGATGAAGAAGTGACAGAAATGATTAAATCTTCTTTTGATAATGCGCAAGAGGATTTACAAGCTCGCGAATTAGCTGAGCAACGAGTAGAAGCGGAGCGTGTAATTGAAAGCGTGATTGTTGCGTTACAAGCTGATGGAGCTGAATTGCTGAGCACAGAAGAATTTCATCATATTGAAAGTGTGTTAAAACAATTAATGGATGTAAAACAAGGTTCAGATCGTGATGCAATCGCGCAAGGAATTAAAGCCTTGGATATTGCTACCCAAGAATTTGCAGCACGTCGAATGAATGCATCGATTAATAAAGCTTTGACTGGCAAAAATTTGTCAGATATTGAAAAACCGTAA
- the iscX gene encoding Fe-S cluster assembly protein IscX yields MKWTDAQLIAEELYDRNPDLDPKTVRFTDLHKWICELEDFDDNPNKSNESILEAILLKWLDEFE; encoded by the coding sequence ATGAAATGGACTGATGCACAATTAATTGCAGAAGAACTTTACGATCGTAATCCAGATTTAGATCCAAAAACAGTTCGTTTTACTGATTTACATAAATGGATTTGTGAACTTGAGGATTTTGATGACAATCCTAATAAATCAAATGAATCAATTCTTGAGGCTATTTTATTAAAATGGTTAGATGAATTTGAATAA
- the hisS gene encoding histidine--tRNA ligase produces MAKTIQAIRGMNDCSPTESPLWQWIEAQVRQILNNYGYSEVRMPVVESTPLFARAIGEVTDVVSKEMYTFWDNDEQLTLRPEGTAGCVRAAIEHGWIYNNEQRLWYMGPMFRHERPQKGRYRQFHQAGVEVFGIANPEIDAELIMLTYRLWKALGIDQHVTLQLNSIGSLEARANYRSALVGFLENHQDLMSDEEKDRLVKNPLRILDTKNPELQKVLDNAPKLLDYLDDESREHFEQLCSLLDAVGIQYEINPKLVRGLDYYNKTVFEWVTSALGAQGTVCGGGRYDGLVEQLGGHATPSIGFAMGLERLVLLVQEVNPNIPVKSAVDIYVVYQGEGATLAAFELSEKVRSELPHLNTMLHCSGGNFKKQFKRADKSGATLALVIGESEVQNKQVVVKHLQGGADQQTLDLVNVIDYIQTQF; encoded by the coding sequence GTGGCTAAAACTATTCAAGCAATTCGCGGAATGAACGATTGCTCCCCTACTGAATCTCCATTATGGCAATGGATTGAAGCGCAAGTACGCCAGATATTAAACAATTACGGTTATTCCGAAGTGCGTATGCCAGTTGTAGAAAGCACACCATTATTTGCTCGTGCAATCGGTGAAGTAACAGATGTTGTTTCAAAAGAAATGTACACATTTTGGGATAACGATGAACAATTAACCTTACGCCCTGAAGGCACTGCAGGTTGCGTGCGTGCTGCCATTGAACACGGTTGGATCTATAACAATGAACAACGCTTATGGTATATGGGGCCAATGTTCCGTCATGAACGTCCGCAAAAAGGTCGTTACCGTCAATTCCATCAAGCAGGTGTTGAGGTATTCGGTATTGCGAATCCAGAAATCGATGCTGAATTAATCATGCTTACCTACCGTTTATGGAAAGCATTAGGTATTGATCAACATGTCACACTTCAACTTAACTCAATTGGTTCTTTAGAAGCACGCGCAAATTATCGTTCTGCTTTGGTTGGATTCTTAGAAAACCATCAAGATTTAATGAGCGATGAAGAAAAAGACCGTTTAGTAAAAAATCCGCTTCGTATTTTGGACACAAAAAATCCAGAATTACAAAAAGTATTAGATAACGCGCCAAAATTACTTGATTATCTAGATGACGAAAGCCGTGAGCATTTTGAACAATTATGTTCATTATTAGATGCAGTGGGTATTCAATATGAAATTAATCCTAAACTCGTGCGTGGTTTAGATTATTACAACAAAACTGTATTTGAATGGGTAACCTCAGCTCTTGGTGCACAAGGTACGGTATGTGGCGGCGGTCGTTATGACGGTTTAGTGGAACAACTTGGTGGACACGCAACACCAAGCATCGGATTTGCGATGGGGTTAGAACGTTTAGTCTTGTTGGTACAAGAAGTGAACCCAAATATTCCGGTGAAAAGTGCGGTGGATATTTATGTTGTTTATCAAGGTGAAGGCGCAACATTAGCCGCTTTTGAATTATCGGAAAAAGTACGCTCAGAATTACCGCACTTAAATACTATGTTGCACTGCTCTGGCGGTAATTTCAAAAAACAATTTAAACGTGCAGATAAATCTGGTGCAACATTGGCATTAGTTATCGGCGAAAGCGAAGTACAAAATAAACAAGTCGTTGTCAAACACTTACAAGGTGGTGCAGATCAGCAAACCTTAGATTTAGTGAATGTAATCGACTATATTCAAACTCAATTTTAA
- the iscR gene encoding Fe-S cluster assembly transcriptional regulator IscR, producing MKLTSKGRYAVTAVLDIALNAEKGPVSLADISERQHISLSYLEQLFAKLRRDGLVKSVRGPGGGYQLGLPSDQISVGMIISAVNENIHVTKCLGRGNCQNGVECLTHTLWEDLSNRIESFLNEITLAELVSKRESKRQTHSDFENLLIVNQ from the coding sequence ATGAAACTTACATCGAAAGGTCGTTATGCAGTCACTGCGGTTTTAGATATCGCTTTAAATGCAGAAAAAGGTCCTGTGAGCCTTGCAGATATTTCTGAACGTCAACATATTTCGTTATCTTATTTAGAACAACTTTTTGCTAAATTACGTCGTGATGGATTAGTAAAAAGTGTTCGTGGACCTGGTGGTGGGTATCAGCTAGGTTTACCAAGTGATCAAATTTCAGTGGGAATGATTATTTCAGCGGTAAATGAAAATATTCATGTGACAAAATGTCTTGGTCGTGGAAATTGTCAAAATGGCGTAGAATGTTTAACTCATACATTGTGGGAAGATCTGAGTAATCGCATTGAAAGTTTTCTCAATGAAATTACTTTGGCTGAATTGGTGAGTAAACGTGAGTCAAAACGCCAAACTCATAGCGATTTTGAGAATTTATTAATTGTTAATCAATAA